In a genomic window of Spirosoma agri:
- a CDS encoding response regulator, whose translation MHSTNKWVALLDEDQDDFVIFQQGMNNWAPELELRWYTSFAHFEQMLQTNADLPASIVLNGISPSGSEIDWIRQFKLTPRLAEIPVIILAEEYWEQQKQQFKTVSIYDYRTKPVNQAELKQFVELIKDSSRHA comes from the coding sequence ATGCATTCAACGAATAAATGGGTAGCGCTACTCGACGAAGATCAGGACGACTTCGTTATTTTTCAACAGGGAATGAACAACTGGGCTCCTGAACTCGAACTACGCTGGTACACGTCGTTTGCGCACTTTGAGCAAATGCTTCAGACCAATGCAGACCTCCCCGCATCGATTGTCCTGAACGGTATTTCTCCCTCGGGTTCCGAAATTGACTGGATCAGACAGTTCAAGCTCACTCCCCGCCTGGCTGAGATTCCCGTTATCATTTTGGCCGAAGAGTACTGGGAGCAGCAAAAACAGCAGTTCAAAACGGTGTCGATTTACGATTACCGCACAAAACCCGTCAATCAGGCGGAACTGAAACAATTTGTGGAACTCATCAAAGACAGCAGTCGACACGCCTAG
- a CDS encoding bifunctional heptose 7-phosphate kinase/heptose 1-phosphate adenyltransferase yields the protein MTTTHISTLFQQFANIRVGVIGDFAVDLYFGLQTETGERSLETGLDVFWGSHPKASLGAAGNVVQNLVALGVTTVQVIGCVGNDLFGREMQYLFQSLGVDTTHLHTAPASWDTCLYTKPSRNGQETNRIDFGTGNTVSDAFFSTLLTGLEQSLTELDVLIINQQFASPLLTEKRVTLLNELIARYPNVRFIADMRTVGTQVCGATLKVNTAELARFLAIDHPDDPNLDWCIRHGNAFRAHSNGPLLITRGQSGILYIDSTEIQSVDGLSLTGPLDTVGAGDTVVAAWAACRGADATPAQALTLANLAAAVTVQKCNQTGTASLSEILALHHSHSSDD from the coding sequence ATGACGACTACCCACATCAGTACCTTGTTTCAACAGTTTGCGAACATTCGGGTGGGCGTCATTGGCGATTTTGCCGTTGACCTTTACTTCGGCCTGCAAACCGAGACGGGCGAACGATCACTGGAAACGGGGCTGGACGTGTTCTGGGGCAGCCACCCCAAAGCGTCGCTGGGGGCTGCTGGTAACGTGGTCCAGAATCTGGTGGCGTTGGGGGTCACTACGGTTCAGGTTATCGGCTGCGTAGGCAATGATTTGTTCGGGCGGGAGATGCAGTACCTCTTTCAGTCGCTGGGCGTCGATACGACCCATCTGCACACGGCTCCTGCCAGTTGGGATACGTGCCTGTACACCAAGCCCAGCCGGAATGGACAGGAAACTAACCGGATTGATTTTGGTACGGGCAATACCGTATCCGATGCTTTTTTCAGCACGCTCCTCACCGGCCTGGAGCAGTCGCTGACTGAGTTGGATGTGCTCATTATCAATCAACAGTTCGCCAGCCCACTGCTTACCGAGAAACGGGTCACGTTGCTCAATGAGCTGATTGCCCGGTATCCGAACGTCCGGTTTATTGCTGATATGCGCACGGTTGGCACACAGGTCTGTGGGGCCACGCTAAAAGTCAACACAGCCGAACTGGCCCGGTTTCTGGCCATCGACCACCCCGATGATCCAAACCTTGACTGGTGCATCCGGCATGGAAACGCCTTTCGGGCGCACAGTAATGGGCCATTGCTGATTACGCGCGGGCAGTCGGGCATTCTGTACATCGATTCAACCGAAATACAGTCAGTCGACGGATTGTCGCTGACGGGTCCGCTCGATACCGTTGGCGCGGGCGACACCGTCGTTGCTGCCTGGGCGGCCTGCCGGGGCGCCGACGCGACACCGGCTCAGGCCCTTACGCTGGCGAATCTGGCAGCCGCCGTAACGGTTCAGAAATGCAACCAGACCGGAACGGCCAGCCTGTCCGAAATCCTTGCCTTACACCATAGCCATTCTTCCGATGACTAA